One window of Fusarium keratoplasticum isolate Fu6.1 chromosome 2, whole genome shotgun sequence genomic DNA carries:
- a CDS encoding Protein SSH4 has translation MTSERGSSPNREPTPTLPLSSIPQKRALEEGRHSPVVPSPLNPEVRPSESLAPEDAAAQAARSKSARTKKDTLKKREAKGGDSARATPDPRAKEPKQSESSPLRYKLAPPKPSDFDPPRGPVLTAHHEITTPSGEAVEFFETSDHVSNKKNFRYTHCIADPLFPSMIYYRGTEPEPFGPRMSFEDSAGHVFFDKSARQVTTDKGFRMARANVAVREGRWYWECKITQGIRPPKDGESKPDGGRHVRMGWARREASLDAPVGFDAYSYGIRDVAGEKVHMSRPKEFFPEGEGIREGDVIGLEIQLPSEHLHRKIMTGQYNPLVDQADEEPAPSAEAHNIVRDRVPIRFKAHTYFEKIEYHTTKELEDLMNPASTSVNNTSEAPGPTHPTPGLRTLPNSRIRVYKNGVLMGTPFENLLGFLPPASRPMPQVGAREGLDDGMLGYYPAVSVFRGGAVEVNFGPDFWYPPTDDTTNGDVDMVSRSNARLSKLHAVSERYRDQIAEDIVYDIIDEVDFWMQDGGGATDRQGVSAKSEAVAMAPGREEIKELVQDD, from the exons atgacatccGAGCGCGGCAGCAGCCCCAACCGGGAGCCTACTCCAACCCTTCCCCTATCCTCGATCCCGCAGAAGCGCGCCCTCGAAGAAGGCCGTCACAGCCCCGTCGTTCCCTCGCCATTGAACCCCGAAGTCAGGCCCTCCGAGTCTCTGGCCCCCGAAGATGCTGCTGCGCAAGCTGCCCGTTCCAAGTCGGCCCGTACAAAGAAGGACACGCTCAAGAAAcgcgaggccaagggcgGTGACAGTGCCCGCGCGACTCCGGATCCAAGGGCAAAGGAACCAAAGCAGAGCGAATCTAGTCCGCTACGCTACAAGCTTGCGCCTCCCAAGCCGTCCGACTTTGACCCCCCACGAGGGCCTGTCTTGACGGCGCACCACGAAATCACTACTCCCAGCGGTGAAGCGGTCGAGTTTTTTGAGACATCTGATCA TGTttccaacaagaagaacTTCCGCTACACGCATTGTATCGCTGACCCCCTCTTCCCATCCATGATCTACTATCGAGGTACCGAGCCTGAACCTTTCGGGCCCCGCATGAGCTTCGAAGACTCTGCGGGGCAcgtcttcttcgacaagTCGGCGCGACAAGTCACAACTGATAAAGGGTTTCGAATGGCACGGGCGAATGTAGCTGTAAGAGAGGGTCGGTGGTATTGGGAGTGCAAAATCACACAAGGAATTAGACCGCCCAAGGATGGCGAGTCCAAACCAGACGGTGGACGACATGTTCGCATGGGCTGGGCAAGACGGGAGGCATCTCTAGATGCGCCCGTGGGATTCGATGCCTACAGCTATGGCATCCGAGATGTCGCGGGAGAAAAGGTCCATATGTCACGGCCCAAAGAATTCTTCCCCGAGGGAGAAGGCATCCGAGAAGGTGATGTCATTGGACTGGAGATTCAACTGCCATCAGAACATCTTCATCGCAAGATTATGACTGGACAGTACAACCCGCTAGTCGACCAGGCTGACGAGGAGCCTGCGCCTTCGGCTGAAGCGCACAACATTGTGCGCGATCGCGTCCCCATCCGCTTCAAGGCTCACACCTATTTCGAAAAAATCGAATATCACACGAcaaaggagctggaggatctcATGAACCCGGCTTCTACAAGTGTCAACAATACCTCAGAAGCACCCGGGCCTACTCATCCGACTCCAGGCCTCCGTACCCTTCCCAACTCACGTATCAGAGTATACAAGAACGGCGTTCTCATGGGCACCCCCTTTGAGAAcctccttggcttcctcccTCCTGCGTCTCGCCCGATGCCTCAAGTGGGCGCCCGCGAAGGCCTCGACGACGGCATGCTGGGATACTACCCTGCCGTGAGCGTCTTTCGTGGTGGCGCCGTCGAGGTCAACTTTGGGCCAGACTTTTGGTATCCCCCAACCGACGACACCACAAACGGCGACGTGGATATGGTCTCACGTTCCAACGCCAGGTTATCCAAGCTCCACGCTGTTTCAGAGCGTTATCGCGACCAGATCGCTGAGGATATTGTCTACGATATTATCGACGAGGTTGACTTCTGGATGCAGGATGGTGGGGGTGCAACAGATCGCCAAGGCGTGAGCGCCAAGAGCGAAGCTGTTGCCATGGCGCCAGGACGggaagagatcaaggagctggTCCAGGATGATTGA
- a CDS encoding Non-structural maintenance of chromosomes element 1-like protein produces MSDHNFNDGNRAFLQAILARGSITFEDSRPILAAIFNADRGEDEGDEVRPGQITEDHFKEYMDKAAEAASLFDYEIRTTIHQTTKRRIYALVNTTSDPQTQLATTYSPDELSFIKRVFDAMFDKFNTPRMEVLAITEMQAIKCARPRQQEAEIDADAQTQTPADKGLKHSEVEAVLASLVEGGWFEKSAEGFYTFSPRALLELRPWLVETYNDPDLDPREWQRIKFCEACKDIVTIGLRCLELECNFRLHDVCQEAFWRTRREQRCPKCSREWTGQKYTGERAVTSTDAFERGRRRGGGWRRSTLADDIIREEGGVADEAQDEDEEEENIYDAD; encoded by the coding sequence ATGAGCGACCACAACTTCAACGATGGGAACCGGGCATTCCTACAGGCAATCCTAGCCCGAGGTTCCATCACCTTTGAGGATTCCCGCCCTATCCTCGCTGCGATATTCAACGCCGACCGCGGCGAAGACGAAGGTGATGAAGTCCGACCGGGCCAGATCACAGAAGACCATTTCAAAGAGTACATGGACAAGGCAGCCGAAGCGGCATCACTCTTCGACTATGAAATTCGCACCACCATCCACCAGACGACGAAGCGGCGCATATATGCGCTGGTCAACACCACTTCCGACCCGCAGACCCAGCTCGCCACGACATATAGCCCCGACGAACTCTCATTTATCAAGCGAGTCTTTGATGCCATGTTCGACAAGTTCAACACCCCGCGGATGGAAGTGCTCGCCATCACCGAAATGCAGGCGATCAAGTGCGCACGACCGAGGCAACAAGAGGCCGAAATCGACGCGGATGCGCAAACACAGACACCAGCCGACAAGGGCCTGAAGCACAGCGAAGTTGAGGCTGTACTAGCAAGCCTGGTTGAGGGAGGCTGGTTCGAGAAGAGCGCCGAGGGGTTTTACACCTTCTCACCCCGAGCGCTGCTTGAACTGCGGCCCTGGCTTGTTGAGACCTACAATGATCCAGACCTTGACCCGCGAGAATGGCAGCGGATCAAGTTTTGCGAAGCATGCAAGGACATTGTCACAATCGGCCTAAGatgcctggagctggagtGCAATTTTCGATTACACGATGTCTGTCAAGAAGCGTTCTGGCGAACAAGGCGGGAACAAAGATGCCCCAAATGCTCTAGAGAGTGGACAGGCCAGAAGTACACTGGCGAACGAGCCGTAACATCAACCGACGCGTTCGAGAGAGGCCGGCGAAGAGGTGGCGGTTGGCGAAGAAGCACACTAGCCGACGATATCATCCGCGAAGAAGGAGGCGTAGCAGACGAAGCccaggatgaggatgaggaggaagagaataTTTATGACGCGGATTGA
- a CDS encoding NADPH-dependent diflavin oxidoreductase 1 has product MAVQDRTVLILYGSETGNAQDMAEELGRVCQRLHFKSRVEELDAVDLNALLQHRFVIFVISTTGQGDMPHNSLLFWKRLLRKKLSPGCLSSVQYTTFGLGDSTYLKFNWAARKLNRRLEQLGATTFIESFEADEQFPDGIDGSFVRWSETLSKHLLEHHPPPFGLKPIPDNVILPPKWSLSNALENGQVANGHSSPQLSELPPASLLPIPNGWTATLADNVRLTPETHWQDVRLVSFDIPRRDGVKLQCNPGDCLTIYPKNFPQDAQKLITLMGWDDIADKPLDLSLCDSLPQNLYIDPKCTLREIILNNIDFTAIPRRSFLKSMSYFSTNPDHKERLLEFTMTEYLDEYFDYATRSRRSILEVLEEFTSVKLPAERILDIFPLIRGRDFSIANGGVKLNHPTDEDVTRVELLVALVKYRTILRKPRQGLCSRYLENLPAGSSLTITHKPVLSPIHGPQNARRPLVAIATGTGLAPIRALIHERLTHPSRAPMHLFFGNRNRDADYFFHDEWDAAERDGNLDVFLAFSRDQRTKIYVQDRLRDEAKRLEGPIMDNGIFCVCGGSTKMADAAKRAVFEPFSEGSDDAEERKNVLSSLTWWQEIW; this is encoded by the exons ATGGCCGTTCAGGACAGGACCGTGCTCATCCTCTACGGGTCAGAGACTGGCAATGCCCAGGACATGGCCGAGGAGCTCGGGCGAGTCTGCCAGAGGCTCCACTTCAAGAGCCGAGTTGAAGAGCTGGACGCGGTAGATCTG AATGCCCTCTTGCAGCATAGGTTTGTGATATTCGTCATATCAACCACTGGTCAGGGCGATATGCCACACAACTCGCTcctcttctggaagagaCTGCTGCGCAAGAAGCTTTCCCCAGGGTGTCTGTCTTCTGTTCAGTACACAACCTTTGGTCTGGGCGATAGCACTTATCTCAA GTTCAACTGGGCAGCCCGCAAACTGAACAGGCGCTTGGAGCAGCTTGGCGCTACTACTTTCATTGAATCCTTTGAGGCTGATGAACAATTTCCCGATGG CATTGACGGCAGCTTTGTTCGCTGGTCCGAAACCCTCTCCAAACACCTCCTGGAGCACCACCCTCCACCATTTGGTCTCAAGCCCATCCCCGACAATGTTATCCTCCCTCCCAAATGGTCTCTTAGCAATGCCTTGGAAAATGGCCAAGTTGCCAACGGTCACTCTTCTCCCCAACTCTCAGAGTTACCTCCCGCCTCACTTCTCCCCATCCCCAACGGCTGGACCGCCACCCTAGCCGACAACGTGAGACTCACACCGGAAACCCACTGGCAGGATGTTCGACTCGTCTCCTTCGACATACCCAGGCGGGATGGGGTCAAGCTCCAGTGTAATCCAGGGGATTGCCTCACCATCTACCCCAAGAACTTCCCCCAAGACGCTCAGAAGCTCATCACCCTCATGGGTTGGGATGACATCGCCGACAAGCCCCTCGACCTATCCCTCTGCGACTCCCTCCCGCAGAACCTCTACATAGACCCCAAGTGCACACTAAGGGAGATTATTCTCAACAACATTGACTTCACCGCCATCCCTCGGAGGTCCTTCCTAAAGAGCATGTCCTACTTCTCCACCAACCCCGACCACAAGGAGCGTCTCCTCGAGTTCACAATGACCGAGTATCTCGATGAGTATTTTGACTATGCCACGCGATCTAGGCGGTCGatcctcgaggtccttgaAGAGTTCACGTCGGTCAAGCTCCCGGCTGAGCGcatcctcgacatcttcccCCTTATTCGCGGCCGGGACTTTAGTATCGCCAATGGCGGTGTGAAACTAAACCATCCAACAGATGAGGATGTCACACgcgttgagctcctcgttgCCCTGGTCAAGTACCGCACAATCCTCCGCAAACCTCGCCAAGGCCTCTGCTCTCGCTACTTGGAGAACCTCCCTGCGGGTTCCTCCCTAACCATCACCCACAAGCCTGTCTTGTCCCCCATCCACGGTCCGCAAAACGCCCGGCGTCCTCTCGTTGCTATCGCTACCGGCACCGGCCTTGCCCCCATCCGGGCTCTCATCCATGAACGCTTGACCCACCCCTCGCGAGCGCCCATGCACCTTTTCTTCGGCAACCGAAACCGCGATGCCGACTACTTCTTCCATGACGAATGGGACGCTGCAGAGCGTGATGGGAACCTCGACGTGTTTCTTGCCTTTTCGCGGGACCAACGAACCAAGATTTACGTCCAGGACAGACTACGTGATGAGGCGAAGCGCCTGGAGGGGCCCATAATGGACAATGGCATCTTCTGCGTCTGTGGCGGCTCAACCAAGATGGCAGATGCAGCAAAGAGGGCGGTCTTTGAGCCCTTCTCTGAGGGCTCggatgatgccgaggaaCGCAAAAATGTGCTGTCTTCGTTGACATGGTGGCAAGAGATCTGGTAG
- a CDS encoding Arf-GAP domain-containing protein: MASKGMWEVDPETRSKLAALQKESKNNLCCDCNAPSPQWASPKFGIFICLSCAGVHRGLGVHISFVRSISMDAFKSSEIERMRLGGNEGWRDFFEAHEQTKMMGITWEDSTIAERYSGEVGEEWKERLSCKVEGREYVPGAKKPAPAPAAAKPASRSSTPMGGTANRNQSPAPGSGKVRVDDQYFARLGADNASRPDHLPPSQGGKYAGFGSTPGPSQSDNDLPNFADMQKDTMAALTKGFGWFTSTVSKTAKTVNDGYIQPTAKQIAEGDFAKQAQLTAASFAKSAQQAGKNAQEGFNRFVEGPEHQRSRDAPLDESKKNFWDEFSNLADQRQPNNSSIGTSAMGMGKKNPAPAPKKQTDEWDDW, translated from the exons ATGGCGTCCAAGGGCATGTGGGAGGTAGATCCCGAGACGCGGTCCAAG CTTGCCGCCCTCCAGAAGGAATCCAAGAACAACCTCTGCTGCGACTGCAATGCGCCATCCCCGCAATGGGCATCTCCCAAGTTTGGCATCTTTATCTGCCTGTCGTGCGCCGGCGTGCATCGAGGTCTCGGCGTGCACATCTCCTTCGTCAGGAGCATCTCGATGGACGCCTTCAAGTCGAGCGAGATCGAGCGGATGCGACTCGGTGGCAACGAGGGGTGGAGGGACTTTTTCGAGGCGCATGAGCAGACAAAGATGATGGGCATCACCTGGGAGGACTCGACCATCGCGGAGCGGTACAGcggcgaggtcggcgaggagTGGAAGGAGAGGCTGAGCTGCAAGGTCGAGGGCCGCGAGTACGTGCCCGGCGCCAAGAAGCCAGCTCCCGCGCCCGCTGCTGCGAAGCCGGCGTCGCGGTCGTCAACTCCCATGGGCGGTACCGCCAACCGGAACCAGAGCCCGGCGCCGGGGTCGGGCAAGGTCAGGGTGGACGACCAGTACTTTGCCAGGCTGGGCGCCGACAATGCCTCACGGCCAGACCATCTGCCTCCCAGCCAGGGAGGCAAGTATGCTGGGTTTGGCAGCACGCCTGGGCCGAGCCAGTCGGATAATGACCTGCCCAACTTTGCCGATATGCAAAAGGACACGATGGCGGCGTTGACCAAGGGTTTCGGCTGGTTTACGTCGACAGTCTCCAAGACTGCCAAGACAGTCAACGATGGCTACATCCAGCCCACGGCCAAGCAG ATCGCCGAGGGTGACTTTGCCAAGCAGGCGCAATTAACAGCAGCCTCATTCGCCAAGTCAGCTCAGCAAGCTGGCAAGAACGCACAAGAGGGTTTCAACCGTTTCGTAGAGGGCCCCGAGCACCAAAGGAGCCGGGATGCCCCGCTGGACGAGAGTAAGAAGAACTTCTGGGACGAGTTCTCCAACCTGGCAGACCAGAGGCAACCCAACAACAGCTCCATCGGCACAAGTGCTATGGGCATGGGCAAGAAGAACCCAGCTCCGGCGCCGAAGAAGCAGACGGACGAATGGGATGATTGGTGA
- a CDS encoding F-box domain-containing protein, with protein MQQEPPENPEPLTHQDNPFYTSSSQHGLLHRDPRGLRRALSRDSSGPEPRSASALRRDSGHDVDADLLDEELRRLSLSHGSAGRPAAPGHRISEYESAMTPPTPKKALGFKVTKRTETPSDGVQLADFPNELLTHIFSHLHSDSHAAIALVSKRFYALITSSHAWRMAFLRYFPGHEALEVKTNVDIWAHGSHDLIQSESRYFARLTPMASWRKEYLLRTRLMRSLARGKPGASAASGGIGASVRSGKKTSAVLTFNSKLPWLVSSLHAVFTNGKKPPRAIHGAADLGVASISDPTNGRIEKWGFVDPFSSMQLDEVVPNLVPFGLGEGPAATPNVLDVSQPYGLLAGEGFPGGRAYFRSTNENRGRYLGGDSGVVDTYPDIPKIPEMSEAICSVWLAKSQAVPANTNSMIGMLTGSTLGVVSSFAIGGDSGPQRYQAGEITARWVLSPGVPIISLKVDDNYSQKRKTAGRIFAVALNALGEVYYLAETPSAQNQAKSEDITKNAWYAGRSVYWHLLDSTRRVARPDDLDKNAIRGAYSPRSPSNSMNLSKSQLTAEAREIEKFLRHKPAHFRKVCEGWDMQRKLEVDFASDDGQGAGESIFVIDCGLAEGRPANIQRYTRSLVSQEAQSSSVILAPAPPAPPAASQSSLFGTAPGETIVTPEQESPGLASPASASSPDSLLHLHEWDSCPMNLKGHFHATVTSVGLDRSNTSVLTLAEDPLYTAEEEIPGRRSRLFAIGTNTGAVLVWNARDNTKGTGIDPVRQIQTESPEVSCVALTALYVVHGGSDGLVQAWDPLASTLEPVRTLNARSNGRVPRHMMTMNPSLRESSYSAVGAIYLDPDPTILRGVVSFGAFLRYWAYSSAAHSMGRKRRLRHSDVHGRLASRRQGGVVTDFIAAEEAELRLENEQKAKERARLQNRFGVGALGDLTEEEALRYAQMVSEEAFLEEQRRTSDSAADASLDTASTFSETTVDTITPEPSITEMTPPTAPPGEDSCRMQNEDDYEQQIQQAIRLSLMEGVNENGHSPPAMSSGDYEFSLTYKAKPGKKGKHSGLSSPGASKTGGSSSRAEPRDYDLELALKLSMEDSGHAPSDVGLGVQFEEFPPLETEGVGKGKGVQRW; from the exons ATGCAACAAGAGCCTCCCGAGAATCCAGAACCTCTGACTCACCAGGATAATCCCTTTTacacctcttcctcccagcaTGGCCTCCTTCACCGTGACCCGCGCGGCCTCCGCCGAGCTCTCTCCCGAGACTCGAGTGGTCCTGAGCCACGCTCTGCCTCGGCCCTCCGCCGGGACTCTGGCCATGACGTCGACGCCGACTTGCTCGATGAAGAGCTACGCAGACTGAGTCTCAGCCATGGATCGGCCGGTCGACCTGCAGCTCCCGGCCATCGCATCTCCGAGTATGAGAGTGCAATGACTCCACCGACCCCTAAGAAAGCCCTGGGCTTCAAGGTCACCAAGCGCACAGAGACACCTTCTGATGGAGTTCAGCTCGCAGACTTCCCCAATG AGCTTTTGACGCACATCTTTTCGCACTTGCACTCCGATTCCCATGCCGCAATCGCCTTGGTATCGAAGCGCTTCTATGCGCTCATCACCAGCTCACATGCTTGGAGAATGGCCTTTCTGCGGTATTTCCCAGGACACGAGGCGCTCGAAGTCAAGACAAACGTGGATATCTGGGCTCATGGTTCGCACGACTTGATCCAGTCCGAGTCTCGATACTTTGCTCGTCTCACGCCCatggcatcttggagaaAGGAGTACCTGCTCCGTACGCGCCTGATGAGGAGTCTTGCGCGCGGCAAGCCTGGTGCTTCGGCTGCCTCTGGTGGTATTGGCGCATCTGTCCGCTCTGGAAAGAAAACCAGCGCAGTTTTGACTTTCAATTCGAAGCTGCCCTGGCTCGTATCTAGCCTCCACGCTGTCTTTACCAACGGGAAGAAGCCCCCGCGAGCCATCCATGGAGCCGCAGATCTAGGAGTCGCATCGATTAGCGATCCCACCAACGGAAGAATCGAGAAATGGGGGTTCGTGGATCCTTTCAGCTCAATGCAGCTTGACGAGGTTGTCCCGAACTTGGTGCCATTTGGGCTGGGAGAAGGCCCTGCTGCCACCCCCAACGTTCTTGATGTGAGTCAGCCTTACGGCCTGCTCGCCGGTGAAGGCTTCCCAGGAGGCCGTGCCTATTTCCGCAGCACCAACGAGAACCGTGGACGGTATCTTGGCGGTGATTCTGGTGTCGTGGATACCTACCCTGATATCCCCAAAATACCAGAAATGTCTGAGGCTATTTGTAGCGTCTGGCTGGCAAAGTCGCAGGCTGTGCCTGCAAACACCAATTCGATGATCGGGATGCTTACTGGCTCAACCCTTGGTGTCGTATCATCCTTCGCTATTGGTGGTGATTCTGGCCCGCAGCGATATCAGGCTGGAGAAATCACCGCTCGATGGGTTCTTAGCCCTGGTGTGCCCATCATTTCCCTCAAGGTTGATGACAATTACAGCCAGAAGCGAAAGACGGCTGGAAGAATCTTTGCAGTTGCTCTGAATGCTCTCGGCGAAGTGTACTACCTGGCTGAGACACCCAGCGCACAGAACCAGGCAAAGAGTGaggacatcaccaagaatGCTTGGTATGCTGGTCGTTCAGTATACTGGCACCTCCTCGACTCTACGCGACGCGTTGCTCGCCCGGATGATCTGGACAAGAATGCAATTAGAGGAGCATACTCGCCTAGATCTCCTTCCAATTCGATGAACCTGAGCAAGAGTCAGTTGACTGCTGAAGCTCGGGAGATTGAGAAGTTCCTGCGCCACAAGCCGGCTCACTTCAGGAAGGTCTGTGAGGGATGGGACATGCAGCGCAAGCTGGAAGTTGATTTTGCCAGTGACGACGGCCAGGGTGCAGGCGAGAGCATCTTTGTGATCGACTGTGGCCTAGCTGAAGGCCGTCCTGCAAACATTCAACGCTATACTCGATCTCTGGTTTCTCAGGAGGCTCAGTCGTCCTCGGTCATTCTGGCACCAGCCCCTCCTGCGCCTCCTGCTGCCAGTCAATCATCGCTCTTCGGAACAGCACCGGGAGAGACCATCGTGACCCCTGAGCAAGAATCACCAGGACTTGCTTCTCCTGCCTCTGCATCGTCGCCAGACTCATTGTTACATCTCCATGAATGGGATAGCTGTCCGATGAACCTGAAAGGCCACTTTCATGCTACAGTCACCAGTGTTGGCCTGGATCGTTCGAATACTTCGGTTCTCACACTCGCGGAAGACCCCCTCTACACAGCCGAGGAGGAAATCCCAGGTCGTAGGTCTCGTCTGTTTGCTATCGGAACCAACACAGGTGCTGTTCTTGTGTGGAATGCCAGGGACAACACCAAGGGTACAGGCATCGACCCAGTCCGTCAGATTCAGACCGAGTCCCCCGAAGTCTCCTGCGTGGCACTAACAGCGTTGTATGTTGTCCACGGCGGAAGTGACGGGCTTGTCCAGGCTTGGGATCCCCTGGCTTCTACCCTTGAGCCTGTTCGGACCCTCAACGCGAGGTCGAACggtcgagttcctcgacaCATGATGACAATGAATCCCTCTCTTCGCGAGTCCAGCTACTCTGCGGTTGGCGCCATCTATCTTGACCCTGATCCAACAATCCTTCGAGGCGTCGTTTCCTTTGGCGCTTTCTTGAGATACTGGGCATATAGTTCTGCGGCCCATAGTATGGGCCGCAAGCGCCGCCTGAGGCATTCTGACGTCCATGGTCGTCTGGCCAGCCGCCGCCAGGGCGGAGTCGTTACCGACTTCATCgccgctgaggaggctgaacTACGACTTGAGAACGagcaaaaggccaaggagcggGCACGCCTGCAAAATCGGTTCGGCGTTGGTGCGCTTGGTGACCTgacagaggaagaggctctGCGGTATGCACAGATGGTCTCTGAAGAGGCATTCCTCGAGGAACAACGACGAACCAGCGACTCGGCTGCCGATGCCAGTCTTGACACTGCATCGACCTTCAGCGAAACCACTGTCGACACCATCACCCCTGAGCCGAGCATCACTGAGATGACTCCTCCCACGGCCCCTCCCGGGGAGGATTCTTGTAGAATGCAAAACGAGGACGACTATGAGCAGCAGATCCAGCAGGCCATTCGTCTCTCGCTCATGGAGGGCGTCAACGAGAATGGCCACTCACCACCAGCAATGAGCTCAGGCGACTACGAGTTCTCCCTCACGTACAAGGCCAAACccggcaagaagggcaaacATTCAGGACTCAGCTCTCCAGGGGCATCCAAGACCGGCGGCTCATCCAGCCGCGCCGAGCCGCGCGACTATGACCTTGAACTTGctctcaagctcagcatGGAGGATTCAGGCCATGCTCCATCCgatgttggtcttggcgttCAGTTTGAGGAGTTCCCGCCTCTGGAGACGGAGGGTGTTGGGAAGGGAAAAGGGGTGCAGAGGTGGTAA